In a single window of the Rhodamnia argentea isolate NSW1041297 chromosome 2, ASM2092103v1, whole genome shotgun sequence genome:
- the LOC115737532 gene encoding uncharacterized protein LOC115737532 has protein sequence MRLLKTLSSLKRQSPKPHFLHSAVRKPLSPHPHCSFATGAASKSSTRSHAEENINCKKKPLDVFFKEAVGLSPKTDERDRESGSDGARSELGLKLKRLEEEVRILESRDDGPKSDAAVPEQDQRAPPASLYDLYVDGKREKPKRPPEGVLVIKDLSPYAEAFLSHLHEEGYFREANFLKKNGKWDASRFEDSYSRDFVKFAAEKFGKDHQEIAKWLSGSDLKKIALFGCPSTAKKNVFAAKRLRSFFSIQEDNVCRECVLRESCKFVNQSVWNSETNALRLDTVMKVITLYALELVPSQLKITQELKDSVSRMLRDILKLSQTTLQV, from the exons ATGCGTCTTCTCAAAACCCTGTCCTCTCTCAAACGCCAAAGCCCTAAACCTCATTTCCTCCATTCGGCCGTCCGCAAACCTCTCTCACCTCACCCTCACTGCAGTTTCGCCACCGGCGCAGCATCTAAAAGCTCGACTCGATCCCACGCCGAGGAAAACATCAACTGCAAGAAGAAGCCGCTCGATGTGTTCTTCAAAGAAGCGGTGGGACTATCCCCGAAAACAGACGAACGCGACAGGGAAAGCGGATCCGATGGTGCGAGAAGCGAGTTGGGCTTGAAACTGAAGCGGTTGGAGGAGGAGGTGAGGATTCTAGAGAGCAGGGACGACGGACCGAAGAGTGATGCGGCTGTTCCTGAGCAGGATCAAAGGGCGCCGCCCGCGAGCTTGTACGATCTCTACGTGGATGGAAAGCGGGAAAAGCCTAAGAGGCCTCCCGAGGGTGTTCTTGTTATAAAGGATCTCTCTCCGTATGCGGAggctttcttgtctcatttgcaCGAGGAAGGTTACTTTAGAGAGGCTAATTTCTTGAAGAAGAATGGGAAATGGGACGCGAGCCGTTTCGAGGACAGTTACAGCAGAGATTTCGTGAAATTCGCGGCCGAGAAGTTCGGCAAGGACCATCAAGAGATTGCCAA ATGGTTGTCAGGTAGCGACTTGAAAAAGATAGCTTTGTTTGGCTGCCCTTCCACTGCAAAAAAGAATGTCTTTGCTGCTAAAAGATTGCGGAGTTTCTTCAGTATACAAGAGGACAAT GTGTGCAGAGAATGCGTCTTGAGAGAATCGTGCAAGTTTGTTAACCAGAGTGTATGGAACAGCGAAACAAATGCCTTGAGGTTGGATACTGTGATGAAGGTCATCACTCTATATGCACTGGAATTGGTACCTTCCCAGTTGAAGATTACTCAAGAGCTGAAGGACTCTGTGAGTAGAATGTTGAGAGACATTCTGAAATTGAGCCAAACCACTTTGCAAGTCTAG